The DNA sequence GCCCGACACCGAACGTCAGCGTCTCAAGGAGATCCTGCGCGAGGTGGTTCCCGCCGACGCCGGCGTGATCATCCGCACCGCGTCGGAGGGCGTCAAAGAAGAGGACATCCGCTCCGACGTGGAACGCCTCCAGGAACGCTGGAACCAGATCGAGGCCACCGCGGCCGAGACCAAGGGGAAGGCCGCCGGGGCGGCGGTGGCGCTCTACGAAGAGCCCGACGTGCTGGTCAAGGTGATCCGAGACCTGTTCAACGAGGACTTCTCGGAGTTGGTGGTCTCCGGTGACGACGCCTGGGCCACGATCAACGAGTACGTGGGCTCGGTGGCCCCCGAACTGCTGCCGAAACTGACCCGCTACCAGTCGCCCACCGGCCCGGATGGCCAAGCCGGCCCGGACGTGTTCGCCGTGCACCGCATCGACGAGCAGCTGGCCAAGGCGCTGGACCGCAAGGTCTGGCTGCCTTCGGGCGGCACGTTGGTCATCGACCGGACCGAGGCGATGACGGTGGTCGACGTCAACACCGGCAAGTTCACCGGCTCCGGGGGCAACCTCGAGGAGACGGTGACCAAGAACAACTTGGAGGCCGCCGAAGAGATCGTGCGGCAGCTTCGCCTGCGTGATATCGGCGGCATCATCGTCATCGACTTCATCGACATGGTGCTGGAGTCCAACCGGGACCTGGTGCTGCGTCGGCTGACCGAGGCACTGGGCCGCGACCGGACCCGCCATCAGGTCTCGGAGGTGACGTCGCTGGGGCTGGTGCAGCTGACCCGCAAGCGGCTGGGCACCGGGCTGATCGAGGCGTTCTCGACGAACTGCCAGCACTGCGCCGGGCGCGGCATCATGCTGCACGCCGACCCGGTCGACTCGGCCGCGCCGGGACGCAAGACGGAATCGGGCGGCGGCGGCACCACCACCAGCAGCCGCCGCAGCAAGCGTTCGAAGAAACCGAAGGTCGACGAACCGGCAGTCGTCAAGGTTCCGGTGCACACGCCCGGTGACCACCCGATGTTCAAGGCGATGGCCGCGGCCAGCGACCGGCACGACGAGTCGGACGACGAGCACGAGACTGCGCCCGACGGCGACGAGCTGGTGGTGAACCTCGCCGAGCAGGACGCCGAAGGCACCGAAGAGGCCGAGGGCGCCGACGAGGTGGCCCAGGAGTCCCTGGAGTCCGACGTGGCCGATGAGGACCTCGGCGACGACGATGATGACGCCGACGACGAGGATGTCGACGACGATGACGACGAAGTCGATCTCGACGATGATGATGACGAAGATTTCGACGACGACCTGGATGTCATCGATGAGTCTGATGAGTCCGACGGAGACGACTCCGACGATGCAGAAGACTCCGAGGACTTTGATGGGCCCGACGAGCCCGAGGTGGCAGTTGCGGTGGTCGAGCGTCCCCGACGTCGGCGTGCGGCGGCCCGGCCGGCCGGGCCACCGATCTAACGTAGTGCCGGTTTGACCCCTTAGCCGCTGGTCACGTACCCTTGACCAGTTGTCGCCAGGCGGGAATAACCACAGCTCGGCGGACAGAACCCCAGACACCTGCGCAAGTCCCGATGGCGTGCGCGCCCGAGAAGCAGAGGTAGAAACCAACGATGGCGACGTACGCAATCGTCAAAACCGGCGGCAAGCAGTACAAGGTTGCCGTTGGTGACGTGCTCAAGGTTGAGAAGATCGAGTCCGAGCCGGGATCGTCGGTCTC is a window from the Mycobacterium sp. SVM_VP21 genome containing:
- a CDS encoding Rne/Rng family ribonuclease, yielding MRVHSLARVLGTTSRRVLDALTELDGRARSAHSSVDRVEAVRVRDLLDSFAEPAVSGLFQEAGEAEATGEVPDEPESRLLLETAPEPAAVRADYMPLFVAPQPVAFERPVPRVVEEDADDDEDDDDLAGSDADADADDENGDRPANRRRRRGRRGRGRGRGSEGAAAEDADDETEDDDSAAESEEADDAEDAADDEGGSAEDVGNRRRRRRRRRKAGAGEEEDAGSSDDPPNTVVHERAPRAKSSRSAKSDRGTGDDEIQGITGSTRLEAKRQRRRDGRDAGRRRPPILSEAEFLARREAVERRMVVRDRVRTEPPHQGARYTQIAVLEDGVMVEHFVTSAASTSLVGNVYLGIVQNVLPSMEAAFVDIGRGRNGVLYAGEVNWEAAGLGGANRKIEQALKPGDYVVVQVSKDPIGHKGARLTTQVSLAGRYLVYVPGASSTGISRKLPDTERQRLKEILREVVPADAGVIIRTASEGVKEEDIRSDVERLQERWNQIEATAAETKGKAAGAAVALYEEPDVLVKVIRDLFNEDFSELVVSGDDAWATINEYVGSVAPELLPKLTRYQSPTGPDGQAGPDVFAVHRIDEQLAKALDRKVWLPSGGTLVIDRTEAMTVVDVNTGKFTGSGGNLEETVTKNNLEAAEEIVRQLRLRDIGGIIVIDFIDMVLESNRDLVLRRLTEALGRDRTRHQVSEVTSLGLVQLTRKRLGTGLIEAFSTNCQHCAGRGIMLHADPVDSAAPGRKTESGGGGTTTSSRRSKRSKKPKVDEPAVVKVPVHTPGDHPMFKAMAAASDRHDESDDEHETAPDGDELVVNLAEQDAEGTEEAEGADEVAQESLESDVADEDLGDDDDDADDEDVDDDDDEVDLDDDDDEDFDDDLDVIDESDESDGDDSDDAEDSEDFDGPDEPEVAVAVVERPRRRRAAARPAGPPI